Proteins encoded in a region of the Paenibacillus sp. W2I17 genome:
- a CDS encoding class I SAM-dependent methyltransferase, producing the protein MNHNPSPMSWETADVHRYEQSIALKIPGYSHMHDLMERLLAASFANNNDIHILVAGAGGGKEIALLGSRHAGWTLTGVDPSQPMLQLAEKRVAEAGIGSRVKMQPVTVEELLEDTVYDGATSMLMLHFLQGMEAKRTFLTSLAARLKPGAPLIIAAVNADLRSPAHPIMMRAWKDHMLSVGVLPEEWERFAASLGRESDPICSEEMTQLLTECGFSHITRYFGAFWVEGYYAIRN; encoded by the coding sequence ATGAATCACAATCCATCACCGATGAGCTGGGAAACAGCAGATGTTCATCGTTACGAACAATCGATAGCCCTGAAAATTCCGGGATATTCTCATATGCATGATCTAATGGAACGGCTGCTTGCAGCATCTTTTGCGAATAACAACGATATTCATATCCTTGTTGCCGGAGCGGGAGGGGGAAAAGAGATTGCTCTGCTCGGATCACGTCATGCCGGTTGGACATTGACTGGAGTAGATCCTTCACAGCCCATGCTGCAACTTGCTGAGAAACGAGTCGCGGAAGCAGGCATCGGTTCCAGAGTGAAAATGCAACCTGTCACGGTTGAAGAATTGCTGGAGGATACTGTATATGATGGGGCGACAAGCATGCTCATGTTACATTTCCTTCAGGGGATGGAGGCCAAGAGAACGTTTCTGACCAGCCTTGCAGCGAGACTTAAACCGGGTGCACCACTGATCATTGCGGCTGTAAATGCCGATCTTCGTTCACCTGCACATCCAATCATGATGCGAGCTTGGAAGGATCACATGTTGAGTGTGGGCGTCCTTCCTGAAGAGTGGGAGCGCTTTGCTGCTTCCCTGGGCCGTGAATCCGATCCAATATGCTCTGAAGAGATGACTCAGCTACTGACCGAATGCGGTTTTTCACATATTACACGTTACTTCGGGGCGTTCTGGGTGGAGGGGTATTATGCAATTCGAAATTAA
- a CDS encoding AraC family transcriptional regulator: MQEEEARQGFTPEMIDMMASIWTRSIITLIDVRLQNIASQYPLEQYKIPSSMFIYAYGGEAQIQLNETTFAMERFGLVHGGKGSLLSITPKEEMVKTFMVFYRAESPLFFKKHLQQLLEQVNPFVQQFGYTPSNPILLRDWFQRMMNGWKRGKAMDQLQAKSFLYQLIHEVYRDLEGGEIRYLQPDPACSAKIYLDKHYREPIMFQQIADMFGISGGQLTRLFKKREGMNLQEYLIQRRIEAACHDLKHTEATVKEIATGAGFTDEKNLFRMFKKHYKMTPSDYRKINALSMQVDGIDNDSHLPYDERELASLVKSYRDGESTMFGTLRSKEMILAAAISMMLLLTACTSGTPANNGGTANTTPAQTQQTAQQEGSETKASEAVSQTRTISTVKGDVEVPNNPQRVVVDYLVGDVVALGVTPLGVARAARGETEPVYANQITDSIKVAMEPEDIMTLEPDLIILAWSDESYDDLSKIAPTIYVPYGDMTTEERIQFISDVLNKQEEAKDVLNAYTGKIEEAKLAFQNAGLSDVTITVGEFSDKSNYIAGAKHAVGELVYDELQLQAPSKVQTDIIDADKYWGDVSMEVLPAYSGDYMIFLGDGNVASDNAVWNAIPAVQHDRIVKVDSSLSWSTDVMTSSALIDYIVSQLLALAK; encoded by the coding sequence ATGCAAGAGGAAGAAGCAAGACAGGGATTTACACCAGAGATGATTGATATGATGGCCAGTATCTGGACACGTTCGATCATTACATTAATAGATGTACGCTTACAGAATATAGCGTCACAATACCCGTTGGAGCAATATAAAATACCTAGTAGCATGTTTATCTATGCATATGGGGGAGAAGCGCAAATCCAACTGAATGAAACCACATTTGCAATGGAACGCTTCGGTTTAGTTCACGGCGGGAAGGGGAGCCTGCTCAGTATTACGCCTAAAGAGGAGATGGTGAAGACCTTTATGGTGTTTTATAGAGCAGAATCACCTCTCTTTTTCAAGAAACATCTGCAACAATTACTGGAGCAAGTGAATCCATTTGTTCAACAGTTTGGTTATACGCCAAGTAATCCTATCTTGCTACGCGATTGGTTCCAACGGATGATGAATGGCTGGAAACGTGGCAAGGCGATGGATCAGCTACAGGCCAAAAGTTTTCTATATCAATTGATTCATGAGGTGTACAGGGATTTGGAGGGTGGTGAGATTCGGTATCTCCAGCCAGATCCAGCCTGTTCTGCCAAGATATATCTCGATAAACATTACAGGGAGCCGATTATGTTCCAACAAATTGCCGATATGTTTGGGATCAGTGGTGGACAATTGACGCGGTTGTTCAAAAAAAGGGAAGGGATGAACTTACAGGAGTATCTCATTCAGAGAAGGATTGAAGCAGCCTGTCATGACTTGAAACATACAGAAGCGACGGTTAAAGAAATCGCAACGGGAGCTGGTTTCACAGATGAGAAAAACCTGTTCCGCATGTTTAAGAAGCATTACAAGATGACGCCAAGTGATTATCGGAAAATAAACGCACTATCCATGCAGGTTGATGGTATTGATAATGATTCTCATCTACCTTACGATGAGAGGGAACTAGCGAGTCTAGTCAAGTCTTATAGAGATGGGGAATCAACGATGTTTGGAACATTAAGAAGTAAAGAAATGATTTTGGCGGCGGCGATAAGCATGATGCTCTTATTGACGGCATGTACGTCGGGGACGCCAGCGAATAATGGGGGAACGGCAAATACAACACCTGCGCAGACACAGCAGACGGCACAACAGGAAGGGTCGGAGACAAAAGCTTCAGAAGCAGTCTCGCAGACCAGAACGATATCCACAGTTAAGGGTGATGTTGAGGTACCTAACAACCCTCAGCGAGTTGTAGTTGATTATTTGGTTGGTGATGTGGTAGCCCTAGGTGTAACTCCTTTAGGTGTGGCTAGAGCTGCACGGGGAGAGACAGAGCCGGTTTATGCTAACCAGATTACAGACTCCATAAAAGTAGCCATGGAGCCGGAAGATATCATGACGCTTGAGCCTGATCTGATCATTTTGGCTTGGAGCGATGAGTCGTATGATGATTTATCCAAAATTGCCCCGACCATTTATGTTCCCTATGGTGATATGACTACAGAAGAGCGGATACAATTTATTAGCGATGTTTTGAACAAACAGGAAGAGGCTAAGGATGTTTTGAATGCTTATACCGGAAAAATCGAAGAAGCAAAGCTAGCTTTTCAGAATGCGGGCCTATCCGATGTAACGATTACGGTTGGAGAATTCAGTGATAAAAGTAACTACATAGCTGGAGCCAAGCATGCCGTTGGCGAGCTTGTTTACGATGAACTTCAATTGCAGGCACCTTCAAAAGTCCAAACGGATATTATCGATGCAGATAAATATTGGGGCGATGTCTCCATGGAAGTATTACCCGCTTACTCTGGGGATTATATGATCTTCTTAGGAGATGGAAACGTTGCTTCTGATAATGCAGTGTGGAATGCCATACCTGCTGTGCAACATGATCGGATCGTAAAGGTAGATTCTTCGCTATCTTGGTCCACCGACGTAATGACTTCCAGTGCATTGATTGATTATATTGTTAGTCAATTGCTGGCATTAGCTAAATAA
- a CDS encoding saccharopine dehydrogenase family protein translates to MQFEINVKPMKDQIWVVGGYGQVGQMICTQLGKLFPGKVWAAGTRMNRAEEFSRSTGGAVLPLQLDVTRPVEPSMLRLVKLVIMCVDQSDTRFVEACAQAGTDYIDISAKYDFLAQVEQLHTKIQRSKSTAILSVGLSPGVTNLLVREATMHMDQVEEADITVMLGLGEKHGKAAVEWTVDQMNATYQVMQKGKPAEVQSFGDGKCIDFGAELGNRKAYRFNFSDQHVVARTLRIPTVSTRLCLDSRWITGSMAISKRAGLFSLLRIPSIRNGTVKAFGLIPGGEPMYAVKVDAVGWENGEQIRVEQLLVGAKEADATAAVASAVAERVYKTELPHGVFHIEQCLSLQDIQDALHTPLKVTTKIT, encoded by the coding sequence ATGCAATTCGAAATTAACGTGAAGCCTATGAAAGATCAGATCTGGGTGGTTGGCGGTTATGGTCAAGTGGGGCAGATGATATGTACTCAACTGGGGAAATTGTTCCCGGGTAAAGTATGGGCTGCGGGTACACGCATGAACCGTGCGGAAGAGTTCAGTAGGTCTACAGGTGGTGCTGTGCTACCACTTCAACTGGATGTAACACGACCTGTAGAGCCATCCATGTTAAGGCTTGTGAAGCTGGTCATCATGTGTGTGGATCAGAGCGATACCCGGTTTGTTGAAGCCTGCGCACAAGCCGGAACCGATTATATTGATATTTCTGCAAAATATGATTTCCTCGCCCAGGTGGAACAACTGCACACCAAAATACAACGTTCCAAATCGACCGCGATCCTCAGCGTTGGATTATCACCCGGAGTGACTAATCTGCTTGTACGCGAAGCGACCATGCATATGGATCAGGTGGAGGAAGCAGACATTACCGTAATGCTGGGACTTGGAGAGAAGCACGGAAAAGCTGCCGTGGAGTGGACCGTTGATCAGATGAATGCCACTTACCAAGTGATGCAAAAGGGCAAACCTGCTGAGGTACAAAGTTTCGGAGATGGCAAATGTATTGATTTTGGAGCGGAACTGGGGAACCGGAAGGCCTATCGATTTAACTTTTCGGATCAGCATGTGGTTGCTCGGACGTTACGTATTCCAACCGTATCTACCAGACTCTGTCTGGACTCCCGCTGGATCACAGGATCCATGGCAATCTCCAAACGTGCAGGGTTGTTTTCGCTGCTGCGTATCCCGTCTATTCGGAATGGAACGGTTAAGGCGTTTGGCCTTATTCCTGGGGGAGAGCCGATGTATGCGGTCAAGGTCGATGCCGTAGGATGGGAAAATGGTGAGCAAATCCGCGTCGAACAACTACTGGTCGGCGCAAAGGAAGCAGATGCAACAGCAGCGGTAGCTTCAGCTGTGGCAGAACGCGTGTATAAAACAGAATTGCCACATGGTGTATTTCATATTGAACAGTGTCTCTCTTTGCAGGACATTCAGGATGCACTTCATACGCCACTAAAAGTGACGACCAAGATCACCTAG
- a CDS encoding amidohydrolase, protein MSILIQQATILTMKDADAPFTGDIRVEGDRITQIADHIVPHPQDEIIDGRNKVAMPGLINAHQHTPMSLLRGFSDDLKLMDWLERKMLPAEARMNPEDIYWGAKLSIAEMIRSGTTAFADMYIHMNEIAEAVKQTGMRASLTRGMVFMEDDRGRRMQEAIDLVQRWSGAADGRITTMYGPHSPYTCPMEPLREVIALAVTEDIPLHIHLAETKEEVVKIRERYDMTPTEYLEEAGMFEQAHVLLAHGVHLNRRDIDRLKGMRGGVAHNPVSNLKLGCGIAPITEMLAQGINVGIGTDGAGSATTVDMFEEIKAATWLQKLDYGDPTRLPAKDVLSMATRGSASLLGLQDEVGMLEVGYKADLILIDLAKPHLQPVHEVESLLAYSVNGADVDTTIVNGQILMRGRKLLTIDENELYREVKVRAKRIVEGI, encoded by the coding sequence ATGAGTATACTGATTCAGCAAGCTACGATTCTAACAATGAAAGATGCCGATGCCCCCTTCACGGGGGATATTCGTGTTGAGGGTGATCGCATTACGCAGATTGCTGATCACATTGTGCCTCACCCGCAAGATGAGATTATCGATGGACGCAATAAGGTTGCCATGCCAGGACTGATTAATGCCCACCAACATACACCGATGAGTCTGCTCCGGGGATTCTCGGATGATCTGAAGCTGATGGACTGGCTCGAACGCAAAATGTTGCCTGCCGAAGCACGGATGAACCCGGAAGACATCTATTGGGGTGCCAAGTTATCCATTGCCGAGATGATCCGTTCGGGTACCACTGCGTTTGCGGATATGTACATTCATATGAACGAGATTGCAGAAGCGGTTAAGCAAACGGGTATGCGGGCATCACTTACACGTGGGATGGTATTCATGGAGGATGATAGGGGTCGCAGAATGCAGGAGGCGATCGATCTTGTACAACGTTGGTCTGGAGCGGCCGATGGGCGGATTACAACCATGTATGGACCCCACTCACCCTATACATGTCCCATGGAGCCGCTACGTGAAGTCATTGCTCTGGCTGTCACGGAGGATATCCCGCTACATATTCATCTGGCTGAGACAAAGGAAGAAGTTGTGAAGATTCGTGAGCGCTATGACATGACACCGACAGAGTATTTGGAAGAGGCGGGGATGTTCGAACAGGCACATGTGTTGCTTGCGCATGGTGTACACCTCAATCGCAGGGACATCGACAGATTGAAGGGCATGCGCGGCGGTGTAGCACACAATCCAGTCAGCAATCTGAAGCTGGGGTGTGGAATTGCTCCAATTACCGAGATGTTGGCTCAGGGAATTAATGTGGGAATCGGAACGGATGGAGCGGGAAGTGCCACAACCGTGGATATGTTCGAGGAGATCAAAGCCGCGACCTGGCTGCAAAAGCTGGACTATGGTGATCCCACTCGCTTGCCAGCCAAGGACGTACTAAGCATGGCTACACGTGGAAGTGCTAGTCTGCTTGGTCTACAGGATGAAGTGGGTATGCTTGAGGTGGGGTACAAAGCTGATCTGATCCTGATCGATCTGGCGAAACCACATCTTCAACCGGTACATGAGGTAGAATCGTTACTGGCGTACAGCGTAAATGGGGCGGACGTGGACACCACGATTGTGAATGGTCAGATCCTCATGAGAGGCAGAAAGCTGCTCACAATCGATGAGAATGAACTTTACCGTGAGGTGAAGGTTAGAGCCAAAAGGATTGTTGAGGGAATTTAA
- a CDS encoding LuxR family transcriptional regulator, producing MTSRIDRNHRLITSLEKGTWTSRTYREAVLKQIHTVVPYDAYCFTTVDPLTLLSTGAVTEDGIEAIHDRLFINEYMEEDIHKYAELIRSGEHTVTLHTSMNSQLEQSPRYINILQPAGFGDELRAVLVSGDACWGYLTLYRKTESAVFTEEERLMIQSWTASIASMLRSTSLTLMDEITSSSPEEPGILITSDTFQLLSLNAPAEYWLSQLRMLEHVGPDVLPRPVRAVSSHLQRKNQAERAGDTQITPDSPSKVCIQLPDGRYLILHASLMRQLAGPDQIAIRLEQAMPQDLLPLLAESHGLSSRERELLGYVLRSYSSKEIAAAMHISVYTVQDHLKSIFAKTKVSSRRELIWYFVSRFQLSDEPAI from the coding sequence TTGACATCACGTATTGATCGGAACCACAGACTTATCACTTCTCTTGAAAAAGGAACCTGGACCTCACGTACCTATCGGGAAGCTGTTCTCAAGCAGATCCATACGGTTGTACCTTACGACGCATACTGTTTCACTACCGTTGATCCCCTGACTCTTCTCTCCACAGGAGCCGTGACAGAAGATGGCATTGAGGCCATTCATGATCGGTTATTTATCAATGAATACATGGAAGAAGATATACATAAATACGCTGAATTAATTCGCAGCGGTGAGCATACAGTTACACTTCATACGTCCATGAACTCACAGCTTGAACAAAGCCCACGTTATATCAACATTCTTCAGCCAGCGGGGTTCGGTGATGAACTGCGTGCTGTATTGGTCAGTGGAGACGCTTGCTGGGGATATCTGACCCTATATCGTAAGACAGAAAGTGCTGTCTTTACAGAGGAGGAGCGGTTGATGATTCAGTCCTGGACCGCTTCTATTGCATCGATGCTGCGGTCCACGAGCCTGACACTGATGGATGAGATCACGAGCAGCAGTCCCGAGGAACCGGGCATTCTGATCACCTCGGATACGTTCCAGCTCTTATCCCTGAACGCCCCGGCTGAGTATTGGCTGTCCCAGTTACGTATGCTGGAACATGTAGGGCCAGACGTCCTGCCCCGTCCGGTACGTGCAGTGAGTTCCCACTTGCAGCGCAAGAATCAGGCAGAACGGGCTGGCGATACTCAGATCACTCCCGACTCACCATCCAAAGTCTGCATTCAACTTCCGGATGGGCGTTATCTTATCCTTCATGCCAGTCTCATGCGACAGCTCGCGGGACCGGACCAGATTGCCATCCGCCTGGAGCAGGCAATGCCGCAGGATTTGCTGCCCTTGCTCGCCGAAAGCCATGGATTGTCCAGTCGAGAGCGAGAACTGCTCGGATATGTGCTCCGCAGTTATTCGTCCAAGGAAATTGCTGCTGCGATGCATATTTCTGTCTACACCGTTCAGGATCACTTAAAATCCATTTTTGCCAAAACCAAGGTATCCTCACGTCGCGAGCTCATCTGGTATTTCGTTTCCCGTTTCCAGCTGTCGGATGAACCTGCCATATAA
- a CDS encoding ATP-binding cassette domain-containing protein, translating into MKILEVKNVKKSYTLYGKEKVPVLHGLNLSFETGEFVSILGESGCGKSTLMNIIGGMDSDYEGDVVVRGKNLSSMTEKEMDDYRKNNIGFVFQNFNLIPHLSVLENVTIAMQMTDTNEKDRNKRAVDILTEVGLKDHLNKRPNQLSGGQKQRVSIARALSNNPDIILADEPTGALDRENGDQILALLDSIAKKGMLVIAVTHSQKVADSGTRIVKVEEGRISDDIHLKDPSTAVYESGQDSSRSLSLLASFKMALKNMKLNGKRNVLVALGGSIGILSVLLMLSLGNGITTYMNDEINSSMDPLLVDITKPSEEAKDMQGPEALMATGEPFTEADIETIRNFPNVDHVETITTITGQSTMVNEKQSVGLTQLTTLTDAFDPALMTTGVLPVENEMLLPLDTAKQLSGNDQAETMIGKSVFLYINEMDSNNKPVTLEKEVTISGIYEAADPQSPMQQSPGYISSETLEQMYTDKGITIGPIQVNAYATDMKYVNDINEAAVDAGFAGSQMAKVMENITTYVSMASIVLAGIAGISLIVSGIMILVVLYISVVERTKEIGILRAIGARKKDIKRIFFSESALLGVFSGIIAVIFAVIISYVLNILLDNAFGAKLINLSGYYILFGIVVSTAISIVAGLMPSSKAAKLDPMESLRYE; encoded by the coding sequence ATGAAAATACTAGAAGTTAAAAATGTGAAGAAATCATACACCTTATATGGAAAAGAAAAAGTTCCCGTACTTCACGGTTTGAATCTGAGTTTTGAGACAGGGGAATTTGTCTCCATCCTTGGCGAATCTGGCTGCGGTAAGTCGACACTGATGAATATCATTGGTGGCATGGACTCCGATTATGAAGGGGACGTCGTTGTTCGTGGCAAGAACTTAAGTTCCATGACCGAGAAAGAAATGGATGATTATCGGAAGAATAATATCGGCTTTGTCTTTCAAAATTTCAATCTGATCCCGCATCTGTCTGTCCTCGAAAATGTAACGATTGCGATGCAAATGACAGATACGAATGAGAAGGATCGCAATAAACGTGCCGTTGATATTTTGACAGAGGTCGGACTGAAGGATCATCTGAACAAACGTCCCAACCAGTTATCTGGCGGTCAGAAGCAACGGGTTTCCATCGCACGGGCATTATCCAACAATCCGGACATTATTCTTGCTGATGAACCGACGGGTGCTCTGGATAGGGAAAACGGAGATCAAATCCTCGCTCTGCTGGACAGTATAGCCAAAAAGGGAATGCTGGTGATTGCCGTAACTCACTCGCAGAAAGTTGCTGACTCCGGTACACGTATTGTGAAGGTTGAAGAGGGGCGCATTAGTGACGATATTCACCTGAAAGATCCTTCTACGGCTGTTTACGAGAGTGGTCAGGATTCTTCCCGGAGCCTGAGCTTGCTTGCTTCATTCAAGATGGCACTTAAAAATATGAAACTCAACGGCAAGCGTAATGTACTGGTCGCTTTGGGTGGATCTATAGGTATATTAAGTGTACTCCTGATGCTCTCCTTGGGGAATGGAATAACGACGTATATGAATGACGAAATCAATTCAAGTATGGACCCTTTGCTCGTGGATATAACAAAGCCGAGTGAAGAAGCCAAGGATATGCAAGGCCCAGAGGCTTTGATGGCCACGGGTGAACCGTTCACCGAAGCGGATATCGAGACGATCCGAAATTTCCCTAATGTAGATCATGTAGAGACGATTACGACCATTACAGGGCAATCGACTATGGTGAATGAAAAACAAAGTGTAGGACTTACACAGTTAACGACGTTAACGGATGCTTTTGATCCAGCATTGATGACAACAGGGGTCCTTCCTGTAGAAAATGAGATGTTGTTACCTCTCGATACGGCAAAACAATTAAGCGGAAATGATCAAGCTGAAACCATGATCGGCAAGTCCGTGTTTCTATATATCAATGAGATGGATAGCAATAATAAACCAGTGACTTTGGAGAAAGAAGTAACCATCTCAGGGATCTACGAAGCGGCAGATCCGCAATCTCCAATGCAACAATCCCCGGGATACATTTCATCAGAAACGCTGGAGCAAATGTATACAGACAAGGGAATAACAATCGGGCCGATTCAGGTTAACGCCTATGCAACCGATATGAAATATGTAAATGATATCAATGAAGCTGCTGTGGATGCTGGCTTCGCAGGCTCTCAAATGGCCAAGGTCATGGAGAATATCACGACATATGTAAGTATGGCTTCCATTGTACTCGCGGGTATTGCAGGTATTTCATTGATCGTATCCGGTATTATGATACTGGTAGTACTCTATATCAGTGTCGTGGAACGGACAAAGGAGATCGGCATTCTTCGGGCGATTGGAGCAAGAAAGAAAGATATCAAGCGAATATTCTTCTCCGAATCTGCCTTATTAGGCGTATTTAGTGGTATTATTGCGGTAATATTTGCAGTGATCATTAGTTATGTATTAAACATTCTTTTGGACAATGCGTTTGGAGCCAAACTCATTAATCTCTCGGGATATTATATCTTGTTTGGTATCGTGGTAAGTACAGCAATTAGTATCGTTGCCGGTTTGATGCCATCATCAAAAGCGGCGAAGCTGGACCCGATGGAATCCTTACGATACGAATAA
- a CDS encoding iron ABC transporter permease has product MKSKPEQKRRGAMNFTVYMVIGLGLTVLMSAASIMFGAADMRLATVWEAIFRFDPMLTEHQIIQTMRLPRTVADLIVGCSLAVCGAIMQGTTRNPLADSGLMGISSGAAFAIALCLAFLPGYSYWQMMLFACLGAAIATGMTYFTASLGNRGMTPQRLVLAGLSISMLFGALSQYLAINYNLGRALTFWTAGSTAGVKWGELLIISPLFVGGILLALALSPSVTLLSLGDDVASGLGIRSGLVKILSTIIVLVLTGLAVVVVGPVGFVGLITPHIVRYMVGVDYRYIIPAAALYGALLTVSADLAGRLINKPFETPIAIIFSIIGVPYFLFLARRQRREYE; this is encoded by the coding sequence ATGAAAAGCAAGCCTGAACAAAAACGCCGTGGGGCGATGAACTTCACCGTGTACATGGTAATAGGGCTTGGATTAACGGTTCTCATGTCGGCGGCATCAATTATGTTTGGTGCTGCTGATATGAGGTTAGCAACGGTATGGGAGGCTATTTTCCGATTTGATCCAATGCTCACTGAACATCAAATTATTCAAACCATGCGTCTCCCGCGTACCGTAGCTGATCTGATCGTTGGATGCAGCCTTGCGGTATGTGGCGCTATCATGCAGGGGACAACGCGCAATCCGCTGGCCGACTCCGGGCTCATGGGGATTAGCTCTGGCGCAGCATTTGCAATTGCACTATGCCTGGCCTTTCTGCCGGGTTATTCGTATTGGCAGATGATGTTGTTCGCTTGTCTGGGAGCAGCGATCGCCACCGGTATGACTTACTTTACCGCGTCACTGGGCAATCGCGGAATGACGCCTCAGCGGCTTGTACTGGCAGGTCTGTCTATTTCAATGTTGTTTGGCGCACTCAGTCAGTACTTGGCGATCAATTATAACCTGGGCCGAGCATTGACATTCTGGACAGCGGGTAGCACAGCGGGGGTCAAATGGGGAGAATTGCTGATTATCTCACCGCTCTTTGTTGGTGGTATACTGCTGGCACTGGCGCTGTCCCCTTCCGTTACATTGCTCAGTTTGGGAGATGATGTGGCAAGTGGACTCGGAATTCGCAGCGGACTGGTCAAGATTTTGTCGACAATTATTGTACTTGTACTGACTGGATTGGCTGTTGTTGTGGTTGGCCCGGTTGGTTTTGTGGGTCTGATTACCCCGCATATTGTGCGATATATGGTAGGTGTCGACTATCGATACATTATTCCGGCAGCTGCGTTATATGGTGCTTTGCTGACCGTATCGGCCGATTTGGCTGGACGTTTGATCAATAAACCGTTCGAAACGCCGATTGCCATTATATTTTCTATCATTGGTGTGCCGTATTTTCTCTTCTTGGCTCGAAGACAAAGGAGGGAATATGAATGA
- a CDS encoding iron ABC transporter permease — translation MIKRRYTMKRGIIINVVLMVLILVFAIISMNSGKMNLSPLEVLNVLIGNGTDKQNLIVFDFRLPRIVLSILVGLGMGAAGVVMQSLLRNDMASPGTLGISSGSGLFVLFFVVFIASTGKSSFIALPLLAFVGGLLAAGLIFLLSYRRGRDISPIGLILTGVALGSGYGALTTFWTLKLDDSQMNFMLYWLAGSLWGDDWGYISILTPWVLILLGYIFYKARILNALHLGNQTAQGLGVSVNRQFLGLSIAAVALSSGSVAVGGSFFFVGLIAPHMARKLVGPDHKLLIPAASLAGGLVVVLADTITRTVSLVGDVPTGIVITVISVPYFLYLLAKAK, via the coding sequence ATGATCAAGCGGCGTTATACGATGAAACGAGGCATTATCATCAATGTAGTGCTTATGGTGCTCATCCTTGTGTTTGCGATCATTAGCATGAATTCTGGCAAAATGAATCTTTCACCGCTAGAAGTGCTGAACGTTCTCATAGGAAACGGTACCGATAAGCAAAATCTGATTGTGTTTGATTTTCGTTTGCCACGAATTGTACTTTCGATTTTGGTAGGTCTGGGAATGGGAGCGGCCGGGGTCGTGATGCAGAGTTTGCTGCGTAATGACATGGCTAGTCCGGGAACACTGGGAATTAGTTCGGGATCGGGTTTGTTTGTCCTGTTCTTCGTTGTATTCATTGCATCCACAGGAAAGAGTTCCTTTATTGCTCTGCCCCTGTTAGCTTTTGTTGGCGGACTATTGGCAGCGGGTTTGATCTTCTTATTATCGTATCGCCGCGGACGAGACATCTCGCCAATCGGTTTGATCTTGACCGGGGTAGCGCTAGGAAGCGGGTACGGGGCGCTGACGACCTTCTGGACACTCAAGCTGGATGATTCGCAGATGAACTTCATGCTGTATTGGCTGGCGGGGAGCCTATGGGGCGATGATTGGGGCTATATTTCCATACTGACACCATGGGTCTTGATCTTACTCGGCTATATTTTTTACAAGGCTCGCATACTGAATGCCCTCCATCTGGGCAATCAGACAGCACAGGGGCTTGGTGTTTCCGTAAATCGGCAGTTCTTAGGATTGTCAATCGCTGCTGTTGCTTTATCCTCTGGAAGTGTAGCCGTGGGAGGAAGCTTCTTTTTCGTTGGCTTGATCGCTCCGCATATGGCGAGAAAATTGGTCGGCCCCGATCACAAATTGCTCATTCCGGCTGCCAGCTTGGCTGGGGGACTAGTCGTGGTGTTGGCTGATACGATTACGCGCACGGTTAGCCTCGTAGGAGATGTGCCGACAGGAATCGTCATTACAGTCATTAGTGTTCCATATTTTCTTTATTTACTAGCAAAAGCCAAATAA